From the uncultured Desulfovibrio sp. genome, one window contains:
- a CDS encoding VCBS repeat-containing protein, with protein MKFAMRLTFSVCLMLVAVAAGAASAAAKSAVVLPFVVNAPQSYAYLSKAVQATIQGRLDRPGVLEARAGQNKAASQAEAQQALRSSGADNAIWGSVSVMGNDCTIVMNSVDKAGKTWSKTAQAPVSELTTSVQNLTSALSQEVFGISSAMRTPGSTASGSPRGATANGDIVTNETGQQQVYLNPQFRYQGAGAEDGSRLRTQRLGYNMVDMAVGDFNGDGKNEVAILSDHDLRIYSWPANGQLKLLGETVVSRSNNNFSMRAIDLNRDRSMALVVTTTEESSNRPYSFIYSFKGNKFTTIADRIPYYVSVMRVPPTYSPTLVGQAWDSLKLFAPGVRIMTKQDGKFTLGTRLDLPTGATVFNCVWMPAGKNGKGEQLVMLTDDERIKLFQGHGNSLIYTTMERYSGSATGMDHYKGMPGLGVDKTYQLPSKYYAPMRLIAADIGNTGDYTLLVNKPISTAAQFFDRYRFFPQGEVHALYWDGVGLGLKWKTRRIRGSVAEIDLADVNNDGILDLVVGLNTSPDLGIGSRQCMITAYPLDVSATNPNVPADLSDFEVSPN; from the coding sequence ATGAAATTCGCCATGCGACTGACTTTTTCGGTCTGCCTGATGCTCGTCGCCGTTGCTGCGGGCGCTGCCAGCGCCGCCGCTAAAAGCGCTGTGGTATTGCCCTTTGTGGTCAATGCCCCCCAGAGCTACGCTTACCTTTCCAAGGCTGTTCAGGCTACCATTCAGGGACGCCTTGACCGCCCTGGCGTGCTTGAAGCCCGTGCGGGACAGAACAAGGCCGCCAGCCAGGCAGAAGCCCAGCAGGCGCTCCGCTCTTCTGGTGCGGACAACGCCATCTGGGGCTCCGTGAGCGTCATGGGCAACGACTGCACCATTGTTATGAACAGCGTGGACAAGGCAGGCAAAACCTGGAGCAAAACCGCCCAGGCTCCTGTGAGCGAACTGACCACTTCTGTGCAGAACCTGACCTCGGCCCTGAGCCAGGAAGTTTTTGGTATTTCCTCCGCAATGCGCACCCCCGGCTCCACCGCGTCTGGTTCCCCGCGTGGCGCAACCGCCAATGGCGACATCGTCACCAACGAAACCGGTCAGCAGCAGGTGTACCTGAACCCGCAGTTCCGCTATCAGGGCGCTGGCGCTGAAGATGGCTCCCGCCTGCGCACCCAGCGCTTGGGTTACAACATGGTCGACATGGCCGTGGGCGACTTTAACGGCGATGGCAAGAATGAAGTCGCCATCCTGAGCGATCATGATCTGCGCATCTACAGCTGGCCTGCCAACGGTCAGCTCAAGCTGCTTGGCGAAACCGTGGTTTCGCGTTCCAACAACAACTTCTCCATGCGCGCCATCGACCTCAACCGCGACCGCAGCATGGCTCTTGTTGTGACCACCACCGAAGAGTCGAGCAACCGCCCTTACTCCTTCATATACAGCTTCAAGGGCAACAAGTTCACCACCATTGCCGACCGCATTCCTTACTATGTGAGCGTCATGCGTGTGCCCCCCACCTACAGCCCCACCCTCGTGGGTCAGGCGTGGGATTCGCTTAAGCTCTTTGCTCCCGGCGTGCGCATCATGACCAAGCAGGACGGCAAGTTTACGCTTGGCACCCGTCTTGACCTGCCCACCGGCGCCACTGTGTTCAACTGCGTGTGGATGCCCGCCGGCAAGAACGGCAAGGGTGAACAGCTTGTCATGCTGACCGACGATGAGCGCATCAAGCTCTTCCAGGGCCACGGCAACAGCCTGATTTACACCACCATGGAACGTTATTCCGGCTCTGCTACGGGTATGGATCACTACAAGGGCATGCCCGGTCTGGGCGTGGACAAAACCTACCAGTTGCCCAGCAAGTACTACGCCCCCATGCGCCTCATCGCTGCCGATATCGGCAATACCGGCGACTACACGCTGCTGGTCAACAAGCCCATATCCACTGCGGCGCAGTTCTTTGACCGTTACCGTTTCTTCCCCCAGGGCGAAGTTCATGCCCTGTACTGGGACGGCGTGGGCCTTGGCCTCAAGTGGAAGACCCGCCGCATCCGTGGTTCTGTTGCGGAAATTGACCTGGCTGACGTGAACAACGATGGCATCCTTGATCTGGTGGTGGGCCTCAACACCTCCCCCGATCTCGGCATCGGCAGCCGTCAGTGCATGATTACCGCCTACCCCCTGGACGTTTCGGCCACCAATCCTAACGTGCCTGCGGACTTGAGCGACTTTGAAGTAAGCCCCAACTAG
- the hypF gene encoding carbamoyltransferase HypF, producing the protein MSKQPMVRRAFVASGQVQGVGFRPFVYRLAAEGGLTGTVGNTSEGVRMEMQGAEAEVQRFGRRLRAELPPLARLTNVDEHYLPVVEDETAFRIVPSSGQAAHSVLVSPDMGVCADCLADMRDPANPRYQYAFTNCTNCGPRYTITRSIPYDRAVTSMSCFPLCPRCSAEYADPADRRFHAQPVACPTCGPRLWFVNAAAASKGQTAPTAENQQQALEQAVQTLLHGGILALKGLGGFQLACDARNAQSLQELRRRKTRPHKPLALMVGDLATARALCDLTPEHEALLQSPEKPVVLCPRRSTPQHGAAIQNDAAYLPHEVAPDTGKIGIMLAYTPLHAVLFSRLAECTALPPVLVMTSANAGGEPICLGNREALARLAHLADAWLLHDRDILVRVDDSVVTLQPSLPGADAHGTSAPASQLAEPLFYRRARGYVPRPVFLPKAEQNAPCVLGTGAELKATICLTRGAEAFVGQHIGDLENPATLSFYEEVAAHLEKLLEVRPEALVCDAHPDFLSTRYAEARAEREGLPLWRLQHHAAHAAAVLAENSHYGPALALCLDGTGLGDDGTVWGGELLFMELEQAQWHRVGRLAPFALPGGDAAVRQPWRIALALRNLCEQAEIPLPSLHTPWLPEQTQAAAAVTEMLRRGINCPATTSCGRLFDAVAAQLGLCLDTSYEGQAAIRLEDAANRANEHVRTALEGKARDKDVATLIWPVGIALQHDLLELDSAGLFAHVAQAQAQGMDATEAAARFHLSLARALAGMAGRAARKLGVNCVGLTGGVLQNTTLARLLPLALAEQGLTALTHHELPPGDGGLSLGQAVWGRRMLARAKN; encoded by the coding sequence ATGAGCAAACAACCGATGGTCAGAAGGGCCTTTGTGGCCTCCGGGCAAGTGCAGGGCGTGGGTTTTCGCCCCTTTGTCTACCGCCTCGCCGCCGAGGGCGGGCTCACAGGCACTGTGGGCAATACCTCTGAAGGCGTGCGTATGGAAATGCAGGGCGCAGAGGCGGAGGTGCAGCGCTTTGGCCGCCGCCTGCGCGCCGAACTGCCGCCGCTGGCACGGCTGACCAACGTGGACGAACACTACCTGCCTGTTGTGGAGGACGAAACAGCCTTCCGCATTGTTCCCAGCTCAGGGCAGGCAGCGCACAGCGTGCTCGTAAGCCCGGATATGGGCGTATGCGCCGACTGCCTTGCCGACATGCGCGATCCGGCCAATCCGCGCTACCAGTACGCCTTTACCAACTGCACCAACTGCGGGCCGCGCTATACCATCACGCGCTCCATTCCCTACGACCGCGCCGTCACGTCCATGAGCTGTTTTCCGCTCTGCCCCCGGTGCAGCGCGGAATACGCCGACCCGGCAGACAGGCGCTTCCATGCTCAGCCCGTGGCGTGCCCCACGTGCGGGCCACGCCTGTGGTTTGTGAATGCGGCTGCGGCCAGCAAGGGACAAACTGCGCCGACCGCAGAAAATCAGCAGCAAGCGCTGGAACAGGCCGTGCAGACCCTGCTCCACGGCGGGATTCTGGCGCTCAAAGGTCTGGGGGGCTTTCAACTGGCCTGCGATGCGCGTAATGCCCAAAGCCTGCAAGAGCTGCGGCGGCGCAAAACACGCCCGCACAAACCACTGGCCCTCATGGTTGGCGATCTGGCAACAGCCCGCGCCCTGTGCGACCTTACACCGGAACACGAGGCCCTGCTGCAAAGCCCGGAAAAACCCGTTGTTCTCTGCCCCCGCCGCAGCACGCCGCAACATGGCGCAGCCATTCAGAATGATGCCGCCTATTTGCCGCACGAGGTAGCCCCTGATACTGGCAAGATCGGCATCATGCTGGCGTACACGCCCCTGCATGCCGTACTTTTTAGCCGCCTCGCAGAATGCACGGCTTTGCCGCCCGTGCTTGTCATGACCTCGGCCAACGCCGGGGGCGAGCCCATTTGCCTTGGCAACCGCGAGGCTCTGGCCCGGCTTGCCCATCTGGCGGACGCATGGCTGCTGCACGACCGGGATATTCTGGTGCGCGTTGACGACAGCGTGGTGACGCTCCAGCCGAGCCTGCCCGGTGCGGATGCGCACGGCACGTCTGCGCCCGCAAGCCAGCTTGCGGAACCGCTGTTCTACCGCCGCGCCCGGGGCTATGTGCCGCGCCCGGTTTTTCTGCCCAAGGCGGAGCAAAACGCCCCTTGCGTGTTGGGAACCGGAGCAGAGCTTAAGGCCACCATCTGCCTGACGCGGGGGGCCGAGGCCTTTGTGGGCCAGCACATCGGTGACCTGGAGAATCCCGCCACTCTGAGTTTTTATGAGGAGGTGGCCGCGCATCTGGAAAAGCTGCTGGAGGTACGGCCTGAGGCTCTGGTGTGCGATGCGCACCCCGATTTTCTTTCCACCCGCTATGCCGAGGCCCGCGCAGAGCGCGAAGGCCTGCCCCTGTGGCGTTTGCAGCACCACGCCGCTCATGCCGCTGCGGTGCTGGCCGAAAACAGCCACTACGGCCCGGCCCTGGCCCTCTGCCTTGACGGCACCGGCCTTGGCGATGATGGCACAGTCTGGGGTGGAGAACTCCTGTTCATGGAACTTGAACAGGCCCAGTGGCACAGGGTGGGCCGTCTGGCCCCCTTTGCCTTGCCGGGCGGAGATGCGGCGGTGCGCCAACCCTGGCGCATTGCGTTGGCCCTGCGCAATCTGTGCGAGCAGGCAGAAATTCCGCTTCCGTCACTGCACACCCCCTGGCTGCCGGAACAGACGCAGGCCGCAGCCGCAGTGACAGAAATGCTGCGGCGCGGCATCAACTGCCCGGCCACGACCAGTTGCGGACGCCTCTTTGATGCAGTGGCCGCGCAATTGGGACTGTGCCTTGATACAAGTTACGAGGGTCAGGCCGCCATCCGCCTTGAAGATGCCGCCAACCGGGCCAATGAGCATGTACGCACGGCGCTGGAGGGCAAGGCGCGCGACAAGGACGTTGCCACATTGATCTGGCCCGTGGGTATTGCGCTTCAGCACGATTTACTGGAACTGGACAGCGCAGGCCTGTTTGCCCACGTTGCGCAGGCGCAGGCGCAGGGAATGGACGCCACAGAAGCTGCGGCGCGTTTTCACCTCAGCCTTGCGCGGGCGCTGGCAGGCATGGCGGGCCGTGCGGCCCGCAAACTGGGCGTGAACTGTGTGGGCCTCACCGGCGGCGTATTGCAGAATACCACGCTGGCGCGGCTGCTGCCGCTGGCGCTGGCGGAGCAGGGCCTCACAGCCCTCACCCACCATGAACTGCCGCCCGGAGACGGCGGGCTTTCCCTCGGTCAGGCCGTGTGGGGCAGAAGGATGCTGGCAAGGGCGAAAAACTGA
- a CDS encoding helix-turn-helix domain-containing protein — translation MPPVRTIGSRIRGFREEREVDLQTLSQNTGLTEDYLEKLESDAIYPCIGPLQKVARALGVRLGTFLDDQFSRDPVVSSINGEAEADEALHTGRVPRPSYTYHALAKGKNDRNMEPFHIRIFPESGERKTTSHQGEEFICVLKGELLVVYGRETRVLKPGETIYYNSIVPHYVGAAGDEPVEFLAVTYNP, via the coding sequence ATGCCCCCCGTGCGTACCATTGGTTCCCGCATCCGTGGATTTCGCGAAGAACGCGAAGTTGACCTGCAAACTCTTTCCCAGAATACGGGCCTTACGGAAGACTATCTTGAAAAGCTGGAGTCAGACGCCATCTATCCTTGCATCGGCCCCCTGCAGAAGGTGGCCCGCGCTCTTGGAGTGCGCCTTGGCACTTTTCTGGACGACCAGTTTTCGCGCGACCCGGTGGTGAGCAGCATCAATGGCGAGGCCGAGGCCGATGAAGCGCTGCACACTGGGCGCGTCCCCCGCCCCAGCTATACCTATCATGCGCTGGCCAAGGGCAAGAACGACCGCAACATGGAACCCTTCCATATCCGCATTTTTCCCGAGAGCGGTGAACGCAAGACCACCTCGCATCAGGGCGAGGAATTTATCTGCGTGCTCAAGGGCGAGCTGCTTGTGGTCTATGGCCGCGAAACCCGTGTGCTCAAGCCCGGCGAAACAATTTACTACAATTCCATTGTGCCGCATTACGTGGGCGCAGCTGGCGACGAGCCTGTGGAATTTCTGGCTGTGACCTACAATCCCTAG
- a CDS encoding RsmB/NOP family class I SAM-dependent RNA methyltransferase, which produces MPKTLIRSFRLVCAPEQVPAVEALLRAQGYDFEPEPFSPLCRRLVAEPRPLGGSLAAFFGYIYIQDRSSMLPPLALAPSAGSAVLDMCASPGSKTGFLAQLVGRNGFVLGNEPSPTRLGTLRANLHQLNLIQAATCSYSGDALPLRPGSWDAILLDPPCSGWGTAEKHPQVLKLWQGDKLDSLTGLQRRLLRHAASLLRPGGRLVYSTCTTNVDENEAQVRFAEQELGLEREHLDPIPGFVWEELPGGEGTLRVDGARSQAQGFYVALFRKPGDANAAALPFENNGSEPQETVFEASATVPSGMQSAGQRNGRRIGRNRDDGPAGKPVERPSGSPLPPESLVGATCNPDLLPPGRAVLYGEHVRFVPPQATALLPPGCVWQGSLLGKLCGGTLDAAPRLRVLMQSPPDAASNLVLDDVVDITALLSGQSRQTGLSGRAAGLWWRDLPLGRIVLKQGRAIAGFK; this is translated from the coding sequence ATGCCGAAAACTCTTATCCGTTCTTTTCGCCTGGTATGCGCCCCGGAACAGGTGCCCGCTGTGGAGGCCCTGCTGCGAGCTCAGGGGTATGATTTTGAGCCGGAACCTTTTTCTCCCCTGTGCCGCCGCCTTGTGGCCGAGCCGCGCCCGCTTGGCGGTTCGCTGGCTGCATTTTTCGGCTACATTTATATACAGGACCGTTCGTCCATGTTGCCGCCGCTGGCGCTGGCTCCATCTGCTGGCAGCGCAGTGCTCGACATGTGCGCAAGCCCCGGCAGCAAGACGGGCTTTCTGGCCCAGCTTGTGGGGCGCAATGGTTTTGTGCTCGGCAACGAGCCTTCGCCCACGCGTCTTGGCACCCTGCGGGCCAATCTGCACCAGCTTAATCTGATACAGGCAGCCACCTGTTCATATAGCGGAGATGCCCTGCCTTTGCGGCCCGGTTCATGGGACGCCATACTGCTTGATCCCCCCTGTTCCGGCTGGGGAACCGCAGAAAAACACCCGCAGGTGCTCAAGCTCTGGCAGGGCGACAAGCTCGACAGTCTCACCGGGCTGCAACGCCGTCTGCTGCGTCACGCCGCCTCGTTACTGCGGCCTGGCGGGCGGCTGGTGTATTCCACCTGTACGACCAATGTGGATGAAAACGAGGCGCAGGTGCGCTTTGCCGAGCAGGAGCTGGGGCTGGAGCGCGAACATCTTGATCCCATCCCCGGTTTCGTGTGGGAGGAGCTGCCCGGCGGCGAAGGCACCTTGCGCGTGGACGGCGCGCGCTCGCAGGCTCAGGGATTTTATGTGGCCCTTTTCCGCAAACCGGGCGATGCGAATGCGGCGGCTCTGCCCTTTGAAAACAATGGGTCTGAGCCGCAAGAAACCGTTTTTGAAGCGTCTGCTACCGTTCCTTCCGGGATGCAGAGCGCGGGCCAGCGCAATGGACGGCGTATCGGGCGTAATCGCGATGATGGCCCAGCGGGAAAGCCGGTTGAACGTCCTTCGGGCAGTCCGTTGCCGCCGGAAAGCCTTGTGGGCGCCACCTGCAACCCTGACCTGCTGCCCCCAGGGCGAGCGGTGCTGTATGGCGAGCATGTACGCTTTGTGCCGCCTCAAGCCACGGCTCTTTTGCCCCCCGGCTGCGTATGGCAGGGTTCATTGCTGGGCAAGCTCTGCGGCGGTACGCTGGATGCCGCGCCGCGCCTGCGTGTGCTCATGCAGTCGCCGCCGGATGCTGCCTCCAATCTGGTGCTGGACGATGTGGTCGACATTACAGCCCTGTTGAGCGGGCAAAGCCGCCAGACAGGTTTGAGTGGACGCGCGGCCGGCCTCTGGTGGCGGGATCTGCCGCTGGGGCGCATTGTTCTCAAGCAGGGCAGAGCCATAGCCGGATTCAAATAG